The DNA segment tgttttgagtcattttgttcactacataattccatatttGTCAACATGTGTGCACATCATGTGCCGACAGGTCAACAAATCATTAAGTCATGACCAGTCAACTGTCAATGTGGTTCTAATTTAACTCATAACTAGTGTTTATGGCAATttacatagattttttttccgttttctAGTGACTGTTTAAATACAATAATCACATGAGTCTGTGTCTTCATCAACCTGACTGCATCAAATAGTTAGTGACTAGTCCTAGTTGTGAGTTGCAGAGTGGTAAACACCAGATGGAATTCACATCTTTCCTGttgtggtgaagctgtgtggaATGATCGATATGATTTTAATTAAAAGCACAAACACCATCTGAAGATGAAGAGGGAAAAATGATTGCAGATAGCAAAGTTACATCGCtccattttaatgcatttatttgtaGATAAGAACAGAATGAATTGAAAATAATGCTTTATGCCTGAATTGTTTAGTTGCTCAGTTTTTCACCCAAACACAAGTTTATTGAAGAATGGACCATGGTTGTTGTAAACAACATGATTctatttgaaattaaaatcatTCATCCAAGTGTGTTGACAATGAGacgtttttttaatgtgaaaaaggCAATAGAAAGTGTTGCACGGACATTCAGCTTGACTGCTGAGTTTGAGTGACTGTGATCACAAAAGCCTGTGAGGACTGAGGAGCGTCTGCATCTGAGCGTCATCCCTCGCTGTGATTCACACTGACATGCCTAACTCTGATGCGGCTCCTTCAATCTTGCAAAGTGATGTAGATGCATTGATCAAGTAGAGTAGAAGCCTGAAACGATTTGTCTTCATTTCGGTCGATATTGACACCCAGATCTGGTTTCCTGGGCAACAGAGGCGACGTAGCCGGACTGAAGTTGTTTGCACCGGCGCTACTGTCTTTGGCCAGGAGGGGGCGGTAGATCCTCGTATGCATTAGTTGAGAGCAGCGGTTCACAACTGGCATCTCATTGACGAGCCGTGGCTCAAATTAAGACGTAAAAAGTGCTTTATTTGAATATgtttaatgacaaaaatatggCTCTTAAATACCTGCATAATAAACAGACTCGCACTTTCAAACATATCAGTTACAGTTACGTACTGAAAACATCATAAACTCAAAtatttgttggaaaaaaaaagcctgttaCATTGACAGTAAAATCCTCACAACGGTACCACAGCACATGGTTTGGTACCATTCACTCTAGTTAGCTGCTCTAGTCTTGAGCAGATGCACTGTTAAAGGAAGCGGTTATTAATAAAACAGTGGCAGCCACTGATGTCTGCCAGCTTCGATGTTGAGTCTTGTCTTTGCATGTTTACGTAGCATCACTTGAGCCTGTCGCTGATGCGTGTGATCCTTCATTGAATCAGCGCcgtcttcttttcatttcaccaGTGTCTTTTCCCTCTCTGGTCTAAGTCTTTCCCGATGTCTCAGCCTTTGAGGACGCAGCTCCATGTGGCATTAACTACAgcctgctgtttgtgtttcaggcAAACTACTTCAAGATCCGATTTCGACAACTCACCCTGAGTGCGAGCACTACGTGTGTTTGGCCTGTAAGGGCCAGAAGATGAGGATCAGGACTTCTTGTAACAGATGTAAGGACTACTCCAGCTTCCAGGAGAACAAGCAGCTCTCTCTGTTGGTGCAGTGCTACAGGAAGCTCTGCCTCTTCGTCACCCACTCGCCTCTGCTGCAGTCCATCAGCAGCCAGGTGGACGGCAGCCCCGAGGTCCTGgctctgctggaggaggtgcTGGTCTCGTATGGAGATGAGATGGAGACGGAGGACCAGGAGGAAGCCGCTGAGCCAGAGTCTTCTGCCCCCACGGAGCCACCGTCAGAACATTCAGCACATGCTGCTTCCTCCGACCAGCCGTGCACCAACGGACCCCGGGATTGCAACGGAGAAGTGCTTGATGACCTGGACCCTTCCTCTCCGGAGCTGGAGGTGTGTGAGCTGGTAGAGGAGCAGACGCAGCGGGAGCTCTCTGTTCCAGCTTCTGGTTTGGAAGTGGACCTGGCCGCTCGACCTCTAGCCCAAGCTCCAGTCTGTTCACTCAGGGATGGTGACTCCAACAGCAGGGGGCTGGAGGAGGGCGAGGTGTTGCTCCTCAGCGTGGAGGAGGTCTTACAAACTCTGGACCCGATTCAGCCCAGTGGAGATGTTGCTCATCTCCAGTTAGACCGGACACATGCGCACATTGCCCTGGACAAACCTCACACTGAGATGTTCATCCAGCTGGACGCTGCTCACAATTACTCTCAAGTCCAGAAGGACAGGACTCACGTCGTGGTCGGCCACGGTGGTCTCTCCAACTCGTCTTCATTAGATcctgctgcctccttctcctcctcccctcctgtcCGTCTCAACCGCAAGCGCTCGCGCTCGGAGAGCGACCGAGAGAAGGTGGTCCCCCTTCCTATAGGCTCCATCCTGAACGGCCCCACCCCACACGTAGACACTCCCAACTCCTCTGACATGCCACacactcctctccctccctccttaaACTTGCCTTCACACACGTTCTTGTCCTTCTCTAATGGGGCGCCCCCCAAGTCCAACCGCGCTGCTGTGAACCACTGCAAGGGCCCTCGGAAGAGCGTCGACCCCAAGAAGCCGCACACGAAGGCCCGCAGCGGTGCAGGCGCGAAGAGCAAAGAGCGGAGCAAAGACCCGCGGCTGACGCCGGGCTGCCCGGTCGCTTCGCCGCCCGTCAGACCGCCGTACAAGAAGCCGGTGGAGAAGAAGGGCTGCAAGTGTGGCAGGGCCACTCAGAATCCATCGGTGCTGACGTGCCGCGGCCAGCGCTGCCCCTGCTACTCCAACCGCAAGGTGAGTGCAGCTTAGAATAGAAGTCAATTCAGAGTCGAGGGAACTGAAATATCCACATTCATCCCACCACACTGAAGCATGAACCCAGTTTCCTGACGCCTGAAAGAGAATTTTTCCACTCCACTATGCTTTACTGAAAAATCCTCATGCTGTTACAGTGATGAGCAGCCGTGTGGTTTCCTCTGGAGAGAAGCAGCTTATCCTATTTTTACATTATAGTGGTGCAGGAAAGTTTCGGCATCCGTCGGAGAAAGTGAGACACACTccaatagatttttttgtttttcctgcgcAGGCCTGTTTGGATTGTATCTGCAGAGGTTGCCAGAACTCCTACATGGCCAACGGcgagaagaagctggaggccTTCGCCGTGCCGGAGAAAGCCTTGGAGCAGACGCGGCTGACCCTGGGCATCAACCTCACCAGCATCACGGCAGCTGCAGCGCTACGAAACCCAGCAACGACCAGCATCCGCACCAACACCCTGCTCAACGTTGCCACGGCGACGGGGACCCCCGTGACCACAGCCTTCCTCACGGCCAGCCCGCCTCAAGAGTCGAACTTTGAGGACAGTCTGGAGCTGCTGATCGGATGAGAGGCGGCTGCGCGCGGTCGCGGTGATTGAATGTGATGGCTGACGGTTGGCGACCCGCGCCTTGCTCCTGGAGTCCACGGCAGCTACAGTTCTGTCCCCTAACCTGCTCCAGACCAGGCCTAATCGTGAGACTGGCGAGGCCGTGCCAAAGCCTCCTGTGTCCTGTGCCTGTGGAGGTTGTTGGGCTCCTTTTAACATTCCTAGCATCATGTCGGTCTCTGAGTCACAGAACAGCTGCAGTCAGGTCACGATCAGCAGATGTGTCCCTCCtcctgtccgtgtgtgtgtatgtttaaaatgtatgtttccGTTTTTGGGCATTACTTGAACCCTCAATAGCTctagacttgttttttttttttttaaatcgtttGAGGACTTTCGCTGAAACATTCACTGCCATAATATTACAACATTAATTAAAAGAtagttttttactttttcacttTCGTGTCTCATTGTGTGGCTATAAAGGACGGCTCAATACCAAAACCCAGGACAGGTGACCGAGTCTGAGAAAAGCCACGGCAGACGTGTGCTAGGCATTTGCTGCAGCAGTTACTGATACTGAAATTGAGTGCCTGGCTGGAGATCAAGTCTGGCCGTGAAGCATGAGTCGGCAGACACGCTGTAGCTGTTCATGCTGTGACTCATGAAGTCAACAGCACAACTGTGTCAGAGGTGGGCACCATCTTGAAGTGATGTGTCCAAAACACTAGTGTATCTGAACCCATCGGTCACTCGTGCTCCAGGAGTAGCTCGCAGTGTCACTcagttggtgacccctgttgacCTCTTGATGGGACTGAGAGGACTcagaatgtaaacaaacatcatgTAAACAAAGGCTCCCCAGAAATCCAGACCACTATTAAAGGTGTGGAGTGTCAGTGTAGCCGCTCAGGTGTTTTCTTAAGGTGTGCAGGTTTATTTTCTACTTCTAAACACACAGTCTCACATTTGACAGGTCAGAGTCAGACTTTTGTGGGGAAGGTTCTGGTCCTGAAAACGTCCAAAAGTCAGTGTAAGTGTCTAAAGTCTGCTTCCCTAACACACCCTCACTCAAAATAATTGATTCTTcgtttttaacaaaaaaatgacaatagaaTTCACCACCATCTATTGACCAGCCAGCACCActatttttggtttttattcatttttaccaTAAATTACCAAGAGACTCGGATTTGGCTGCTAATTCCTGCTGAACGTGAGGGCTCACGAGAGTGGCGTGTTTTCatactttttgtgccatgcatTGCACAACTTGGACGCAAGATAGCGCTGTTGTCTTGAGTCTGGCGTGTCGTGTTTGACCTTAAACGACCTTGGATAATCCATTCTATTCCCAATTGAAGCGCACATAAGATGTGGAGGGGGGAAGGATCAGGTTCAGCAGGTTTTTGGGTCTCGGACGTCACGTGTCATGAGGACATCAGTGCAATATGACAATGATTCATCTTTATAACACAACACATTTAGAAtacacacagcaaacacactcaCGTGTCATATAAATAAACTGCCCAGGAGCAACAGGCACTATGAAGAAGAGGTGTAAACATCAATCATTTCGAGTGACAAGTCCCGCTCCTCAGTCTGAGACGCTCTGCTGGAGCTCAGCACCAGTCTGTAATACTGCTCTCTGTTGTGCAACTTAAGACTAAACCCTTCCTCAGTGCAGGAGACCCGACGAGCCCAGTTAGTCCAGCTCAGCTGTCCCACCTTCTATCCCACCAGGAAGGCTCCGTAGTAGCTGGCTCTGCCGTCCATCTCCATGGTGCTGGCGTTGCTGACCGTGACAAATAGGCGGTCGGCCGGATGCAGGAAGGCAGTGCCAGCTTGATACAACGAGAACAGGCCTGGTTCCGGACCTTTGGGCCAGCAGGCCGGCCGGGAGGATTTCATCAGGAGGATAGGATCTGGGTAGGAGCTCATCTGTCCAGCAAAGGCAGAGGAATGAAACACACTACACTACGAAATAACTCCAAAACACCAACCTTTTTATAGATGTATTGCACGAGCTGGGCTCCTTCCTGCTCCCGCGACTCCACAGCGCCCCCCTCCTCGTCCTCGTCAGGGTCCTGGGTGGACGTGAGTCTGAAGTAGGTCTGTGCGTAGATGTAGTAGAGCCCGGCGGTGGACACCAGCAGCTCCCCGCCGCGCAGCTCCATGTTGTGTAAGAAGGACATCCCTCGGCGGCCGTCCCACCCTCGGACCCGCTCCCCCAGGTACCCCTTGGCACCGCGTCCCCCGGCCACTGCACATGGGACCAGCGGTTAGTACGACTCCGACACGTATTGAACCTACAGTGCAGGCAAAACACGACACACTTGCTGCTTCACTCCTCCCTTCACTCTGGTTTCTCTGGTTATCTTCAGAGCTGCTTTTGAGACCTAATGTTCCTCAGGCTTGGAATTGCTCCACAGATCTGGTGGCAAACTCCTGCTTTGTCACAGCGAGGGAGCAGCAAACCAGCAGAGAAATCCAATTAAGGAAGCGGAACAGTCCGAATCTTCATCCGGTCCATTTCTCAGCCATTTCATTCTTCGTTCCTCCACAAGGCAGAACATGCAGCTGAGTCTCTGACAAGAGCTACTGATGGGAAATAAGTTCTAGTGCGAACTGTCACCCCTGCTTTCCATCGAGCGTGGAAAGTGCctcgcatccatccatccatccatccatccatccatagtgGTCAGTGGTTCTTTCCCGCGCTACCAACCCTTGTTTGTTTCGTTCATTTGCGGGTTCATTCCTTCACTTGTGTGTCCATCTGTTTGTCACTTCGTACGTTCGGAAGTTTCTTTCAATGTCACGGTCACTCATCCCATCCGTCCATCTGATTTTGCTCATTTCGTTCATTCCCTTGAGAATTCCCTCACtcgtccattcatccatccgtctgtctgtccgtttGTTTTGCCCATCGTTCGTTCACTTTAAAGATTTCAGCTTTACACTGGAGAGGATGCTTCCTATTTGTGCTGACTCCTTGTCTGTGTCGGCCATTTTGAGCGACACACCCTCATCCTCACCTGGCAGCAGACTAGCTGTCCTTCAGCCATCGGAATCATCTCCAGACTACAAAGCCCCTGATCTGAAGCTAGCTGATGACTGCGTTGTAATTGTGTCCGCAGTTCCGGCAGTGTAGTCCTGGAAAGCTGCGGGTGAATCCACTAAACATTCCAGGTAAGACGAGAGCGCAGCACATCTGCTCGGCACGACAGGTCCGAGTGTGGGAAGCCCTCGGGCACATTCCTCCGCAGCAGAACTAATTGGCTGCGGCGGGTACTTCCAAGACATCATCTTTCTACTTAAGATTTCTAGTCTACCAAAATGTGTCTCTCCAACGCACCTTCTGAAACTGGCGGTTCTGCCGCGGAAAGGGCGGTCACATGGGCTGCAACCTTTGGCAGAGGGACCCCAGGGCTCATGGGGGGCGGAGCCCCCGTCAGCTTATCTAGGAAAACACAGAGGATGTTTTACGAGGCACACGGTACACTGTTCTTACGGACACAGCAGGTGTTCTCACTTCTCATCTCCCGCTGGAATCTCTCCGCCATCGTCTGAAAGATAAGCAGACACATGCTCAGATGAGGACAGCAGTCACTTCACTGTCAAGAGTGAGCCGGCGTTTGTCATGTTTTACAATGTTAAAGGGTCAGTGGAGCAACAGGAAGCCTTCTGCACTTCCTTTTAATGTACTTTTGTATCATCTGCTGCTCTTTAAGTATATGTGTATGTTGACTGCTGTTATTAAAGTTGACAGAGAACTCTCCTCCAATGGATGGAGATCACATAAGTCCCGTCGATAAACTGCTGAAAGACAAAACCATACCAAACCAAGTCTCGCCTTGACAACAAACGTaacttttctctttctttgtgaACTGGTAGGTcatgtccatccatccaatccCAGTGGCACTTGTTTGGTTTTACTTCTGACAGACACATGAAGGTGCTTTGTGTTGACTTTGGGTCAGTTGGGTTGTGTTTTATAAACGTTCGAAAAGCTTCCCTTGAGCTCACAGAGGGCTGGAAATGAGCTTAGCACACTCCCGTCCCTGTCTGATTCATTGTGACTATAAATCGTCCGGACGACCTCACTCTGGGCGCTTCCATATTTCCAAGAAATGGAAGGTCCAGCTGCAGCTTGGGCATTTCCCTCATGACATTGGAGGGGTTCCTCCATGCTTATCTGACCAGTGGCCTATAGGTTTGCGAATGGCTACAACATCATGATGTTTCCCGGGAAAACAAAGCAGTCATTCGATCAGAGATGATGCAGGTTAATAGGCGCTATAGGAGTTAGCCATAACCCGGATCTCGCCAGGATTGGAGGCCATTTTTGTCTGCAGTGGGATGATATAGCGAAAACTGCTGACTTGCAGTTCAGAGGGCGACCGATCTAATAAAACGACCGCTGGTGAAACTGGGGTAAGCTGTCCCACAACAGGAGGCCAAATTCCCATGTCTACACCTTTGGCACGGGTCCAAATACCTGGATGGCCCAATCACACCAGTCATTTCGCTGTGGCATAAAAGCGGCCTTTGATCTAAACCACTCAGCTCGACTCAGACTTGAGTCAATATGAGCCCTTCACACCTTGTATCTGACCTATCAAAGTAAACCAGCATGACTGGGCCAGACAGCAGAGAGTCATGAAAACACCACTCCTCGAGTGCGTTCAGTTTTCTCTCAGGGTCTCTCAACAAATATCATCCATATTCCATGAACAATCCCATCATAGTTCCGTTCGTTTTGATCAAGCTCAACTCAGGTCCATAGACTCTCTTGAAGTGATGAGCTTTCTTTTTATTGAGCAGCGCTGTTGCACCACGTGCCCTTTGTCCACAGAATACGTGCCGCTGCCTCCGTCACCGCcgttcagtcatgtgactgctcCTTTAGTGACCTATAAATGTGGACATGGGAGTCCTTTAAGGTCAGCCCTTTAGACTGGCCTTCATCGCAGCTTTGAGTGTCTCACGGATGAAATAGCTCCACTTATCTTGAGGCTGCCTTCGGGTGGTGAATATTAAAATCGATAACTACAGATGCAACCGGAAACAGCAGCTAAAAACAATGGATTAAATGCATCAGGAACCTTTTCTATGTGGTAGTGGAGCTGTTGCGTGACTTGCCAGCAGGGgtctctctgcttctcctcagcCACTGCATTTTCGTACCGGGGACGAAGATGTGCGTTTATCAAACAAGACACGCTGCTATGGGAGAAATCTTCCCGCATCTGTGAACACAGTAGAACAGCGATAGAGTGGTTAGTCACAACCTTGCAGACTCATGTTAGCCCAGCTAGCTGGGACTCATGCCGCGTATGTGAATTAATTCGCGTTTAAAACACCCTGTTATTTATAACATGGACTGAGAAAATGGTCACCAcatcttcatttgtttttcaaatggaaTTGGTTCTTGCACCACTTGACACCTCAACTGCTGTGTCCGTTTCAAAGAGGGTCAGAAGGGTCAGAGgaaactgcttttattttgttaacaaaaagaaaaaactcaTACATTGCATTATATGCAAAGACaagctgctgttgtttttgttccatGCATGTttgataaaatatgaaatagatTTCGGTCATGGTTTCTCATTTCACGGTGAGAGTGGGCCCCAAAGCCAGACCAGAACTTCtgacaaaagcaaagaaaggtTTCTAAAGATTCATATGGGGAACGAACCGCCAAAAGCACACGACTTAGTTGAGGGTGCTAATGTTCAACAACGCTCATGCTGAAGATCATTTGACGTAAATTACAATAACCTttttattgtatgtatgtatttggtCGCTAAGCAAAAGACGCGAAGGTCCAATTCTGTAATGTGTGTCAGCGGATGCAAAATTCAGGGCTTCACAGCAGCTGAGAAATAGTGGCTCGGCGACCacatcaacaataaaaacattgtagATTCCAGCCCTTTAGCAAGAAATAGAGTGCAAAGAGCTGcgtgacacatgaaaaaaactcaaaataaaaacttcaagTGGACGTTGCTCCAACTAAAACAACACCTATCTACTGGTGGTTGCATTACTGTGTCAGGTGTGTCAAGCTCCATCACAAAAAGGGGTCAAAaatttacagattttttttgtgtgtaaaaaGCCTTACATTACATGAAGTATGCctaatattttaatgttaaatataattttgaaattacattttcctCTGAAATACTTTTATACGTTTATGCGTTTATTGTCATGACACTTTGATATTGTTTCTCCAAGGATTCAGGAGCAAAGTTTGCTCTGATCTTCATGTACTGTTGGCACCAGAGGTGACTTCAGCTCATATATTCTATTCATCCCTCCACGGGTCTCTTGAGAGGGCCCCTTCGCCCGAGCGGCTGATTTGAATCCACAGGATCCTTTCTGAGCAGCTCTATCATTATTCTATCTTGCTGTGTGTACTGGAGTCCTGTCGTTCACGTCTTAGATGTTGATCTCTCAGCCGTGGCTGGACCACCGGGACGTGTCAAATGAtatgaacataaataaaaaatgatgcaCTCCAGAACTACAGTGAGGTAAAAATAACTTGACTTTGATTTTTTGGCACCTCCAACATGCCGTGTTCTTTCTTCGC comes from the Synchiropus splendidus isolate RoL2022-P1 chromosome 16, RoL_Sspl_1.0, whole genome shotgun sequence genome and includes:
- the msl2a gene encoding E3 ubiquitin-protein ligase MSL2a, whose translation is MNPVNATALYVSASRAVLQCDPRQPHTFSDMYSLLPYFRQSLACLVCGKLLQDPISTTHPECEHYVCLACKGQKMRIRTSCNRCKDYSSFQENKQLSLLVQCYRKLCLFVTHSPLLQSISSQVDGSPEVLALLEEVLVSYGDEMETEDQEEAAEPESSAPTEPPSEHSAHAASSDQPCTNGPRDCNGEVLDDLDPSSPELEVCELVEEQTQRELSVPASGLEVDLAARPLAQAPVCSLRDGDSNSRGLEEGEVLLLSVEEVLQTLDPIQPSGDVAHLQLDRTHAHIALDKPHTEMFIQLDAAHNYSQVQKDRTHVVVGHGGLSNSSSLDPAASFSSSPPVRLNRKRSRSESDREKVVPLPIGSILNGPTPHVDTPNSSDMPHTPLPPSLNLPSHTFLSFSNGAPPKSNRAAVNHCKGPRKSVDPKKPHTKARSGAGAKSKERSKDPRLTPGCPVASPPVRPPYKKPVEKKGCKCGRATQNPSVLTCRGQRCPCYSNRKACLDCICRGCQNSYMANGEKKLEAFAVPEKALEQTRLTLGINLTSITAAAALRNPATTSIRTNTLLNVATATGTPVTTAFLTASPPQESNFEDSLELLIG
- the LOC128747553 gene encoding tumor necrosis factor ligand superfamily member 10-like; the encoded protein is MAASSSPQCLWVVVLVAILLQSLAIAVSFLYFNTVLSTMREDFSHSSVSCLINAHLRPRYENAVAEEKQRDPCWQVTQQLHYHIEKTMAERFQREMRNKLTGAPPPMSPGVPLPKVAAHVTALSAAEPPVSEVAGGRGAKGYLGERVRGWDGRRGMSFLHNMELRGGELLVSTAGLYYIYAQTYFRLTSTQDPDEDEEGGAVESREQEGAQLVQYIYKKMSSYPDPILLMKSSRPACWPKGPEPGLFSLYQAGTAFLHPADRLFVTVSNASTMEMDGRASYYGAFLVG